The following are encoded together in the Zingiber officinale cultivar Zhangliang chromosome 8A, Zo_v1.1, whole genome shotgun sequence genome:
- the LOC122009081 gene encoding dof zinc finger protein DOF1.8-like isoform X3 — protein MVLNPKNQQQQQQQAQGQEKKARPQPEQALKCPRCASTNTKFCYYNNYSLSQPRYFCKSCRRYWTQGGSLRNVPVGGGCRKNKKSSSSSASAAAAAASSSTKIIKPSSDLDNNSTTANLLANSFPPLPSIPHLSDDLTLAFAAGLHRQPHDNNGFLLGHNAVNNIIPSANPSFLDILRSTTTAASSVNDHHNLNTIPNAEDLSNLYYGSEEGFLSFDGDLQPRRVQGGGHEVGACSKDMEEGGGGDQTKAAMGGINSWHGLVMNGSSFMGAARMDMPTSTLGDAYTFF, from the coding sequence ATGGTGTTAAACCCCAAgaaccaacaacaacaacaacaacaagcacaAGGGCAAGAAAAGAAGGCAAGGCCTCAGCCAGAGCAAGCTCTCAAGTGCCCTCGGTGCGCCTCCACCAACACCAAGTTCTGCTACTACAACAACTACAGTCTCTCGCAGCCGCGATACTTCTGCAAGAGTTGCAGGAGGTACTGGACCCAAGGGGGCTCCCTTAGGAATGTCCCCGTCGGAGGTGGCTGCCGGAAGAACAAAAAATCATCGTCGTCGTCGGCATCGGCGGCAGCAGCAGCAGCATCCTCCTCCACAAAAATCATCAAGCCATCATCTGACCTCGACAACAACAGTACTACTGCCAACCTGCTAGCCAACTCCTTCCCTCCACTCCCCTCAATTCCTCACCTCTCCGACGACCTGACCTTAGCCTTTGCTGCTGGCCTCCACAGGCAACCACATGATAATAATGGCTTTCTTCTAGGGCATAATGCAGTTAATAATATCATCCCTTCCGCAAACCCTAGCTTTCTCGACATATTGAGGAGCACTACTACTGCCGCCTCCTCTGTTAATGATCATCATAATCTGAATACTATTCCAAACGCTGAGGATTTGAGCAACCTGTACTACGGTTCAGAAGAGGGCTTCTTGTCCTTCGACGGAGATCTGCAACCAAGAAGAGTGCAAGGCGGCGGCCATGAAGTAGGGGCATGCAGCAAGGACATGGAGGAAGGTGGTGGTGGGGATCAGACCAAGGCAGCGATGGGGGGAATAAATTCATGGCATGGACTCGTCATGAATGGAAGCTCCTTCATGGGGGCTGCAAGGATGGACATGCCTACCTCCACACTTGGAGATGCTTACACTTTCTTCTAA
- the LOC122009080 gene encoding PRA1 family protein B3-like produces the protein MMSSAPSQLSNPASAGSVPAATAPVSTPAFRLFLSHLNDSVRRSLSDRRPWSEIADRSAFSRPESISEATSRLRKNLAYFRVNYAAVVALVLAVSLVTNPFSLLILLALLAAWCLLYLFRPSDQPLVLFGRTFSHRETLGGLVLLSVLVVFLTSVGSIIVSALVVGAGIVAAHGAFRVPEDLFLDEQETGSASGLLSFLGGATSAAGSAAAPGRV, from the coding sequence ATGATGTCCTCCGCCCCCTCCCAGCTCTCCAACCCCGCCTCCGCCGGATCCGTTCCCGCCGCCACCGCCCCCGTCTCCACCCCCGCCTTCCGTCTATTTCTCTCGCACCTTAACGACTCCGTCCGCCGCTCCCTCTCTGATCGCCGCCCATGGTCTGAGATCGCCGATCGCTCAGCCTTCTCCCGCCCAGAATccatctctgaagccacctcccGCCTCCGCAAGAACCTCGCCTACTTCCGCGTCAACTATGCCGCCGTTGTCGCCCTCGTTCTCGCAGTGTCCCTCGTCACCAATCCCTTCTCTCTCCTCATCCTTCTCGCGCTTCTCGCCGCTTGGTGCCTCCTTTACCTTTTTCGCCCCTCCGATCAGCCCTTAGTCCTCTTTGGCCGTACTTTCTCCCACCGGGAGACCCTCGGTGGTCTCGTCCTGCTGTCCGTCCTCGTCGTCTTCCTCACCTCTGTCGGATCGATCATCGTCTCTGCCCTCGTGGTTGGCGCCGGCATAGTCGCCGCCCACGGAGCGTTTCGCGTCCCAGAGGATCTGTTCCTTGATGAGCAGGAGACTGGCAGCGCCTCCGGTCTCTTGTCCTTCCTCGGCGGAGCCACCTCCGCCGCCGGCTCTGCAGCCGCTCCTGGACGTGTCTGA
- the LOC122009081 gene encoding dof zinc finger protein DOF1.8-like isoform X1 has translation MRLEYLSQRASHITDSTAAFPSSRTHPSSFPHPPPLPLSLSHLHRLTSPLTPFLSLLASSSSLASSALSSQHHHHRLLHAWNFLLLTNSSHILQPLLGHHQSQGMVLNPKNQQQQQQQAQGQEKKARPQPEQALKCPRCASTNTKFCYYNNYSLSQPRYFCKSCRRYWTQGGSLRNVPVGGGCRKNKKSSSSSASAAAAAASSSTKIIKPSSDLDNNSTTANLLANSFPPLPSIPHLSDDLTLAFAAGLHRQPHDNNGFLLGHNAVNNIIPSANPSFLDILRSTTTAASSVNDHHNLNTIPNAEDLSNLYYGSEEGFLSFDGDLQPRRVQGGGHEVGACSKDMEEGGGGDQTKAAMGGINSWHGLVMNGSSFMGAARMDMPTSTLGDAYTFF, from the exons ATGAGGCTGGAGTATCTTTCCCAGCGTGCAAGCCACATAACAGACAGCACCGCAGCCTTCCCCTCCTCACGTACACACCCCTCATCATTCCCCCACCCTCCCcccctccctctctctctttctcaTCTCCACCGGCTCACTTCACCTCTCAcccctttcctttccttacttgCCTCTTCCTCGTCTCTAGCTAGCTCCGCTCTCAGCAGTCAGCACCACCACCATCGCCTTCTGCATGCATGGAACTTTCTTCTGCTCACAAACTCCAG TCATATATTGCAGCCATTGCTTGGACATCATCAGTCGCAAGGAATGGTGTTAAACCCCAAgaaccaacaacaacaacaacaacaagcacaAGGGCAAGAAAAGAAGGCAAGGCCTCAGCCAGAGCAAGCTCTCAAGTGCCCTCGGTGCGCCTCCACCAACACCAAGTTCTGCTACTACAACAACTACAGTCTCTCGCAGCCGCGATACTTCTGCAAGAGTTGCAGGAGGTACTGGACCCAAGGGGGCTCCCTTAGGAATGTCCCCGTCGGAGGTGGCTGCCGGAAGAACAAAAAATCATCGTCGTCGTCGGCATCGGCGGCAGCAGCAGCAGCATCCTCCTCCACAAAAATCATCAAGCCATCATCTGACCTCGACAACAACAGTACTACTGCCAACCTGCTAGCCAACTCCTTCCCTCCACTCCCCTCAATTCCTCACCTCTCCGACGACCTGACCTTAGCCTTTGCTGCTGGCCTCCACAGGCAACCACATGATAATAATGGCTTTCTTCTAGGGCATAATGCAGTTAATAATATCATCCCTTCCGCAAACCCTAGCTTTCTCGACATATTGAGGAGCACTACTACTGCCGCCTCCTCTGTTAATGATCATCATAATCTGAATACTATTCCAAACGCTGAGGATTTGAGCAACCTGTACTACGGTTCAGAAGAGGGCTTCTTGTCCTTCGACGGAGATCTGCAACCAAGAAGAGTGCAAGGCGGCGGCCATGAAGTAGGGGCATGCAGCAAGGACATGGAGGAAGGTGGTGGTGGGGATCAGACCAAGGCAGCGATGGGGGGAATAAATTCATGGCATGGACTCGTCATGAATGGAAGCTCCTTCATGGGGGCTGCAAGGATGGACATGCCTACCTCCACACTTGGAGATGCTTACACTTTCTTCTAA
- the LOC122009081 gene encoding dof zinc finger protein DOF1.8-like isoform X2: MELSSAHKLQPLLGHHQSQGMVLNPKNQQQQQQQAQGQEKKARPQPEQALKCPRCASTNTKFCYYNNYSLSQPRYFCKSCRRYWTQGGSLRNVPVGGGCRKNKKSSSSSASAAAAAASSSTKIIKPSSDLDNNSTTANLLANSFPPLPSIPHLSDDLTLAFAAGLHRQPHDNNGFLLGHNAVNNIIPSANPSFLDILRSTTTAASSVNDHHNLNTIPNAEDLSNLYYGSEEGFLSFDGDLQPRRVQGGGHEVGACSKDMEEGGGGDQTKAAMGGINSWHGLVMNGSSFMGAARMDMPTSTLGDAYTFF, encoded by the exons ATGGAACTTTCTTCTGCTCACAAACTCCAG CCATTGCTTGGACATCATCAGTCGCAAGGAATGGTGTTAAACCCCAAgaaccaacaacaacaacaacaacaagcacaAGGGCAAGAAAAGAAGGCAAGGCCTCAGCCAGAGCAAGCTCTCAAGTGCCCTCGGTGCGCCTCCACCAACACCAAGTTCTGCTACTACAACAACTACAGTCTCTCGCAGCCGCGATACTTCTGCAAGAGTTGCAGGAGGTACTGGACCCAAGGGGGCTCCCTTAGGAATGTCCCCGTCGGAGGTGGCTGCCGGAAGAACAAAAAATCATCGTCGTCGTCGGCATCGGCGGCAGCAGCAGCAGCATCCTCCTCCACAAAAATCATCAAGCCATCATCTGACCTCGACAACAACAGTACTACTGCCAACCTGCTAGCCAACTCCTTCCCTCCACTCCCCTCAATTCCTCACCTCTCCGACGACCTGACCTTAGCCTTTGCTGCTGGCCTCCACAGGCAACCACATGATAATAATGGCTTTCTTCTAGGGCATAATGCAGTTAATAATATCATCCCTTCCGCAAACCCTAGCTTTCTCGACATATTGAGGAGCACTACTACTGCCGCCTCCTCTGTTAATGATCATCATAATCTGAATACTATTCCAAACGCTGAGGATTTGAGCAACCTGTACTACGGTTCAGAAGAGGGCTTCTTGTCCTTCGACGGAGATCTGCAACCAAGAAGAGTGCAAGGCGGCGGCCATGAAGTAGGGGCATGCAGCAAGGACATGGAGGAAGGTGGTGGTGGGGATCAGACCAAGGCAGCGATGGGGGGAATAAATTCATGGCATGGACTCGTCATGAATGGAAGCTCCTTCATGGGGGCTGCAAGGATGGACATGCCTACCTCCACACTTGGAGATGCTTACACTTTCTTCTAA